Proteins from a genomic interval of Microbacterium imperiale:
- a CDS encoding Gfo/Idh/MocA family protein — protein sequence MTRTRYALVGAGHRAQLYVEAIAGPHAERAELAAICEPNPVRAALHRDRIVELGHPAPTLWTPDDLERMIDTERVDRVIITARDDLHAPLIVRALDAGADVVVEKPLTIDAPSAAAIEDAVDRTGGSVVLTFNYRYSPRNSALRQVIQDGRIGRVTSVDFSWMLDTKHGADYFRRWHREKQHSGGLLVHKASHHFDLVNWWLRDAPARVFASGGLRFYGAENARARRLGERPARGTHDGDHDPFELDLRDDERLRSLYLDAEAHDGYLRDRDVFGEGITIEDNLALVVDYASGATLSYSLNAHAPWEGYRVAVNGTEGRAELDVVERGAVLADEGLHPVLDPSAVADTGARSLRPQGERLLVQRHWEDAAEVEIDGGHGGHGGGDELLLADVFVGPGDDPLERPAGWTDGVRSIAVGIAGNLSLATGAPVLTSDLGIRLLES from the coding sequence ATGACCCGCACGCGTTACGCCCTCGTCGGAGCGGGTCACCGCGCCCAGCTCTACGTCGAGGCGATCGCCGGCCCCCACGCCGAGCGGGCTGAGCTCGCTGCCATCTGCGAGCCGAATCCCGTACGCGCTGCGCTGCATCGGGACCGGATCGTCGAGCTCGGCCACCCGGCCCCGACGCTGTGGACTCCCGACGACCTCGAGCGCATGATCGACACCGAGCGCGTGGACCGCGTCATCATCACGGCGCGCGACGACCTGCACGCACCGCTCATCGTCCGCGCCCTCGACGCCGGTGCCGACGTCGTGGTCGAGAAGCCGCTGACGATCGATGCGCCGAGCGCAGCGGCGATCGAGGACGCCGTGGACCGCACGGGCGGCTCCGTCGTCCTCACCTTCAATTACCGGTACTCCCCCCGCAACAGCGCCCTGCGACAGGTCATCCAGGACGGTCGCATCGGCCGCGTGACGTCGGTCGACTTCTCGTGGATGCTCGACACCAAGCACGGCGCCGACTACTTCCGTCGCTGGCATCGCGAGAAGCAGCACTCGGGCGGCCTGCTCGTCCACAAGGCCAGCCACCACTTCGACCTGGTGAACTGGTGGCTGCGCGACGCGCCGGCGCGCGTCTTCGCCTCGGGTGGCCTGCGTTTCTACGGCGCCGAGAACGCCCGCGCGAGACGGCTCGGCGAGCGCCCGGCGCGCGGCACGCACGACGGCGACCACGACCCGTTCGAACTCGACCTGCGCGACGACGAGCGTCTGCGATCGCTGTACCTCGACGCCGAAGCGCACGACGGCTATCTGCGCGACCGCGATGTCTTCGGCGAGGGCATCACCATCGAAGACAACCTCGCCCTCGTCGTCGACTACGCCTCGGGTGCGACCCTGTCGTACTCCCTCAACGCCCACGCTCCGTGGGAGGGCTACCGCGTAGCGGTCAACGGCACCGAGGGGCGCGCGGAACTCGATGTCGTCGAACGCGGCGCGGTCCTCGCCGACGAGGGGCTGCACCCCGTGCTCGATCCGTCGGCCGTGGCCGACACCGGGGCGCGCTCGCTCCGCCCGCAGGGCGAGCGTCTGCTCGTGCAACGCCACTGGGAGGATGCCGCCGAGGTCGAGATCGACGGCGGACACGGAGGGCACGGCGGCGGCGACGAGCTGCTGCTCGCCGACGTCTTCGTCGGCCCGGGCGACGACCCGCTCGAGCGGCCCGCGGGCTGGACCGACGGTGTGCGGTCGATCGCGGTGGGGATCGCCGGCAACCTCTCGCTCGCCACGGGCGCGCCCGTGCTGACCTCCGATCTCGGCATCCGCCTGCTCGAATCGTGA
- a CDS encoding Gfo/Idh/MocA family protein, protein MTVPLRAAIIGTGAIAHAHAEAIAALAPRVELAAVVDVDADRARTFAERFGAATVHSEVDALLAERPDLVHICTPPQTHVPLAVRALRAGIPVLVEKPTALSLAEMDELVAVSRETGVPALTVFQHRFGEAAQRLMRLRDEGVLGRPLVAVCETLWYRSADYFDLPWRGRWDVEGGGPTMGHGIHQFDLLLAVLGSWRRVSAVAARQALPTDTEDVSMALVEFDSGALASVTNSIVSPREVSRLRFDFEHATVEVEHLYGYADADWVFTPAPGHEDLAERWSAESSTADAAATSSHRSQLGAILDAFATGREPGVAADDARRTLEFAAATYASAFRGMPVRAGDITPGDPFYRSMDGGAVPWPAVKGATA, encoded by the coding sequence GTGACCGTCCCCCTGCGCGCCGCGATCATCGGCACCGGCGCCATCGCCCATGCCCACGCCGAGGCCATCGCCGCGCTCGCCCCGCGCGTCGAGCTCGCCGCTGTCGTCGACGTCGACGCCGATCGGGCCCGCACGTTCGCCGAGCGCTTCGGTGCCGCTACGGTGCACAGCGAGGTCGATGCGCTGCTCGCCGAGCGCCCCGACCTCGTTCATATCTGCACGCCGCCGCAGACGCACGTTCCCCTCGCGGTGCGCGCGCTGCGCGCCGGCATCCCGGTGCTCGTCGAGAAGCCGACCGCGCTGAGTCTCGCCGAGATGGACGAGCTCGTCGCGGTCTCTCGCGAGACGGGCGTGCCCGCGCTTACCGTCTTCCAGCACCGGTTCGGCGAGGCGGCGCAGCGTCTCATGCGGCTGCGTGACGAGGGGGTGCTCGGACGGCCGCTCGTCGCCGTGTGCGAGACCCTCTGGTATCGCTCGGCCGACTACTTCGACCTGCCCTGGCGGGGGCGGTGGGACGTCGAGGGCGGCGGGCCGACCATGGGCCACGGCATCCATCAATTCGATCTGCTGCTCGCCGTGCTCGGGTCGTGGCGGCGGGTGTCGGCCGTCGCGGCGCGGCAGGCGCTGCCCACCGACACCGAGGATGTGTCGATGGCGCTCGTCGAGTTCGACAGCGGCGCTCTGGCCAGCGTGACGAACTCGATCGTCTCGCCGCGCGAGGTCTCGCGCCTGCGGTTCGACTTCGAGCATGCCACCGTCGAGGTCGAGCATCTCTACGGGTACGCCGACGCCGACTGGGTCTTCACCCCCGCTCCCGGGCACGAGGATCTGGCCGAGCGGTGGTCCGCGGAATCCTCGACTGCCGATGCCGCTGCGACCAGCAGCCACCGGTCGCAGCTGGGCGCGATCCTCGACGCATTCGCGACGGGCCGCGAGCCCGGCGTCGCTGCCGACGACGCGCGCCGCACGCTCGAGTTCGCCGCCGCCACCTACGCGTCGGCTTTCCGCGGGATGCCGGTGCGAGCCGGCGACATCACCCCCGGCGACCCGTTCTACCGGTCGATGGACGGGGGAGCGGTACCGTGGCCCGCGGTGAAGGGAGCGACGGCATGA
- a CDS encoding PmoA family protein: MTLEIVHEVGTALTVRDADVELFRYTYVPDSPQLESPKPYVHPIRTRAGRLVSLFRPWDHVWHKGIAWSLPVVGDENFWGGPTYVHGRFYVQLDNDGTQRHRDLTRLGVEVDGAHAVARVSHDLEWIAQSGARMFTEQRALTARVVDETCWALTFETAMTNVTGAPVAIGSPTTRGRENAGYGGLFWRGPRSFTGGVLVTSEGTGTGTDMRGQRHEWMAFAGRHDDVDASSLIVMVDAAENPHHPPQWFARSEEFACLNPAPFFSEEVVVAPGETVRFRYGVGIADADADAAGRVADAVRHVLVRSAPRGGAAG, translated from the coding sequence ATGACGCTCGAGATCGTCCACGAGGTCGGGACGGCGCTGACGGTGCGCGATGCGGATGTCGAGCTCTTCCGGTACACCTACGTGCCGGACTCGCCCCAGCTCGAGTCGCCGAAGCCGTACGTGCACCCCATCCGCACGCGCGCCGGGCGGCTCGTGAGTCTGTTCCGCCCGTGGGACCACGTCTGGCACAAGGGCATCGCGTGGTCGCTGCCGGTCGTGGGCGACGAGAACTTCTGGGGCGGGCCGACGTACGTGCACGGCCGGTTCTACGTCCAGCTCGACAACGACGGAACGCAGCGCCACCGCGATCTCACGCGCCTGGGCGTCGAGGTCGACGGTGCCCACGCGGTCGCCCGGGTGAGCCATGATCTCGAATGGATCGCGCAGAGCGGGGCGCGGATGTTCACCGAGCAGCGGGCGCTCACGGCGCGCGTGGTCGACGAGACCTGCTGGGCCCTCACCTTCGAGACCGCGATGACCAACGTCACCGGTGCCCCCGTCGCGATCGGATCGCCCACGACCCGGGGCCGCGAGAACGCCGGGTACGGCGGCCTGTTCTGGCGCGGCCCCCGATCATTCACCGGCGGGGTGCTCGTCACGAGCGAGGGCACGGGGACGGGAACCGATATGCGGGGGCAGCGCCACGAGTGGATGGCCTTCGCCGGCCGGCACGACGACGTCGACGCATCGTCGCTCATCGTCATGGTCGACGCCGCCGAGAATCCGCACCACCCGCCGCAGTGGTTCGCGCGCTCCGAGGAGTTCGCCTGCCTGAATCCCGCCCCCTTCTTCAGCGAGGAGGTCGTCGTCGCCCCGGGCGAGACCGTCCGGTTCCGCTACGGCGTCGGGATCGCGGACGCCGACGCGGATGCCGCCGGGCGAGTGGCTGACGCCGTCCGGCACGTACTGGTGCGCTCGGCGCCCCGGGGCGGGGCGGCCGGGTGA
- a CDS encoding cupin domain-containing protein — protein sequence MISPSSFPGGTSVTDLAVYADAAPDGVCGGTPHMHLASTEAYVVTGGSGELQTIDAAGFRRTPLAAGAVVWFTPGTIHRAVNHGGLAVVVIMSNAGLPEAGDAVMTFPADVLADPARYAEAARIPPDADENERAAAASRRRDLAVAGFAVLRERVDGGDASALTEFHGAAARIASARASGWSDIVRARPLHSAERALEAARAVAAGESAHLADAAVHVAEPGAGPRAFGMCGRLRTYDVAD from the coding sequence GTGATCTCGCCGTCGAGCTTCCCGGGCGGCACGTCGGTCACCGACCTCGCCGTCTACGCGGATGCCGCTCCCGATGGCGTCTGCGGGGGCACGCCGCACATGCACCTCGCCTCGACGGAGGCCTACGTCGTGACGGGAGGTTCGGGCGAGCTGCAGACGATCGACGCCGCCGGCTTCCGTCGCACCCCGCTGGCCGCCGGAGCCGTCGTGTGGTTCACGCCCGGCACGATCCACCGCGCCGTCAACCACGGCGGCCTCGCGGTGGTCGTGATCATGAGCAACGCGGGCCTGCCCGAGGCCGGGGACGCCGTCATGACCTTCCCCGCCGACGTGCTCGCCGATCCCGCACGCTACGCCGAGGCCGCCCGCATCCCGCCCGACGCCGACGAGAACGAGCGCGCCGCCGCGGCCTCCCGCCGTCGAGACCTCGCCGTCGCGGGGTTCGCCGTGCTGCGCGAGCGGGTGGACGGCGGTGACGCGTCCGCCTTGACCGAGTTCCATGGGGCGGCGGCGCGCATCGCGTCCGCGCGTGCCTCCGGGTGGAGCGACATCGTCCGCGCCCGCCCGCTGCATTCGGCGGAGCGTGCGCTCGAGGCCGCCCGAGCCGTTGCGGCCGGCGAGAGCGCCCACCTCGCGGACGCCGCCGTGCACGTCGCCGAGCCCGGCGCCGGCCCGCGGGCCTTCGGGATGTGCGGACGGCTGCGCACGTACGACGTGGCCGACTGA
- a CDS encoding NACHT domain-containing protein, translating into MEAEIAAHATGDPMMNQLIIGLVTDACSLMIQRVIRSARERTRRASRKVDVLDALRWDDRAFTPSIALLAGIPQLDADAVTVRSALVARRTRTVFSQVAACALLSEYESRRDELGKLLKAALSAEGLEIPESTAQILLDILYQLTQLALQNVTSSPHSAAVAEQTARTVLLQATLESIAADVAILSRNHERDSESDREWEERYRAQCVRRHGIIIPPDNNKRTPVPLDEIYVPGRIATSMRATETLTVYDLAPDLDRHVILGDPGGGKSTATNALAHKIASEETDRLPFVVILRDFAAVMHEESIAGYIQRTVASRYETSAPPDGLIERILRHGKAVVLLDGLDELLDPTKRGVMAEKVELFSNNYPSAAVLITSRRVGYIEAQLDPTVFRAFELSAYTDEDVAAYVAKWFSLNASGLQLAPGTVVADVVQAFLEESQSISDLRSNPLLLALLCIIYRGQNYLPRNRVGIYEKCTELLFETWDRSRGLVYDFAFDSHIDAALKHLAFWMFTNDEGGEGVTEEQLVAEIGSFFANQAYETEEKAAEAAKAFIGFCKGRAWVLTETGLSPEDEPLFTFAHRTFLEFYAAAQVTRKYPEPEKLALQLVKRVSRSEWDTVGQLAIQLINRSVEKGAERAISKMIRSATAVNRTLEYKSNTLSFVARCLQDLPPAPALLRLGFIHLTALVDDMFASNGSVAVWHQLEYSLALVYRQDVTGESILLSEMRDYVGASPTSDKTKYRAKLFVAKSCLRNRQTSEDEEKIFRDAFIDSWSDKEWLEFDSLRFAYFLNIIDLPEIVAKSLAVGARPLDPWLVDLAASESPYHGGYYSMASSVILLDRIGSERIARTHSTSGRRWFGSLANEIGEWLRDSAASPLASARVVDAQELLFSIDAPDEPEFELSPGQATAALVFACAFVEMIGSRLDDLVAAFSVPTIITSASAALKRGQWNSSHFDQVEESPVKERLRAWAEGRQQFVDAENRSHVLGDRVR; encoded by the coding sequence ATGGAAGCGGAGATCGCGGCACACGCAACTGGGGATCCGATGATGAACCAGCTGATCATCGGGTTGGTGACGGATGCGTGTTCGCTCATGATTCAGCGAGTGATCCGCTCGGCAAGGGAACGCACACGTAGAGCCTCGCGCAAAGTCGACGTGCTCGACGCCCTTCGCTGGGATGACCGCGCGTTCACTCCATCGATAGCCCTCCTCGCAGGGATCCCCCAACTCGACGCTGATGCTGTGACTGTGCGGTCGGCGCTGGTCGCGAGGAGAACGCGCACAGTTTTTTCGCAGGTCGCAGCGTGCGCGCTGTTGAGCGAGTACGAGTCACGCCGCGACGAACTTGGTAAGCTACTCAAAGCCGCTCTGAGCGCGGAGGGGCTTGAGATTCCAGAGTCAACGGCGCAAATCCTGCTCGACATCCTTTACCAGCTGACACAGCTTGCGCTTCAAAACGTCACCTCCAGTCCGCACTCTGCGGCCGTAGCCGAGCAGACGGCCCGTACAGTTCTCCTACAGGCCACGCTTGAGTCGATCGCAGCAGATGTGGCCATACTCAGCCGAAACCACGAGCGCGACTCGGAGTCTGATCGGGAATGGGAGGAGCGCTACCGCGCCCAGTGCGTTCGACGCCACGGCATTATCATCCCCCCCGACAACAACAAGCGGACGCCGGTTCCGCTGGACGAGATATACGTTCCGGGGAGGATCGCCACCTCCATGCGCGCGACAGAAACACTCACTGTTTACGACCTTGCGCCGGACTTGGATCGCCATGTCATCCTCGGTGACCCCGGGGGTGGGAAGTCGACGGCAACTAACGCACTCGCGCATAAGATCGCTAGCGAAGAGACCGATCGACTTCCTTTCGTGGTAATTCTCCGAGACTTCGCTGCCGTGATGCACGAAGAATCAATTGCGGGCTATATTCAACGCACAGTTGCGTCCCGATACGAAACCTCCGCACCGCCCGACGGCCTCATCGAGCGCATTCTCCGGCACGGTAAAGCGGTGGTCCTCTTGGATGGACTCGACGAACTGCTGGACCCGACCAAGCGCGGTGTCATGGCCGAGAAGGTGGAGCTGTTCTCGAATAACTACCCTTCGGCCGCTGTTCTGATTACGTCGCGCCGAGTCGGGTATATCGAGGCGCAACTCGATCCAACGGTTTTTCGCGCCTTCGAACTCAGCGCATACACCGATGAAGACGTGGCGGCATACGTCGCGAAGTGGTTTAGTCTCAACGCATCTGGTCTGCAACTCGCGCCTGGCACCGTTGTCGCTGACGTCGTGCAGGCGTTCCTCGAGGAGAGTCAGTCGATATCGGATCTGCGCAGCAATCCTCTCCTTCTCGCCCTCCTGTGCATTATCTATCGGGGACAGAACTATCTGCCGCGGAACCGGGTAGGGATATACGAGAAGTGCACTGAGCTTCTTTTCGAGACATGGGATCGCAGCCGCGGACTCGTCTACGATTTTGCGTTCGACTCCCATATTGACGCCGCACTGAAGCATCTCGCGTTCTGGATGTTCACGAACGATGAGGGCGGGGAGGGCGTCACCGAAGAGCAACTCGTCGCCGAGATCGGGTCGTTTTTTGCGAACCAGGCTTACGAGACCGAAGAGAAGGCCGCCGAAGCAGCAAAAGCCTTCATCGGATTTTGTAAGGGTAGAGCCTGGGTCCTTACAGAAACCGGATTGAGCCCGGAAGACGAGCCCCTTTTTACATTCGCGCATCGAACTTTCTTAGAGTTCTATGCGGCCGCTCAAGTTACTCGCAAATACCCGGAGCCGGAGAAGCTTGCACTGCAGCTCGTGAAGCGAGTCTCACGCAGCGAGTGGGACACGGTCGGACAGCTTGCTATCCAGCTCATAAACAGATCCGTGGAGAAAGGCGCGGAGCGCGCGATTTCCAAGATGATCAGGTCCGCAACCGCGGTCAACCGCACGCTCGAGTATAAGTCGAACACGCTGTCTTTCGTCGCTCGGTGCCTTCAAGACCTCCCGCCAGCGCCCGCCCTGCTGCGGCTGGGCTTCATCCATCTCACTGCGCTCGTTGATGATATGTTCGCCAGCAACGGCTCGGTTGCGGTCTGGCATCAACTCGAGTACTCGCTCGCGCTGGTCTATCGGCAGGATGTTACGGGAGAGTCGATTCTCCTGTCTGAGATGCGCGATTACGTGGGGGCTTCACCTACCTCGGACAAAACGAAGTACAGAGCGAAGTTGTTCGTCGCCAAGAGCTGTCTTCGGAACAGGCAGACGAGCGAAGACGAGGAGAAGATATTCCGCGATGCGTTTATCGACTCGTGGAGCGACAAAGAATGGCTTGAGTTTGACTCGCTAAGATTCGCGTACTTCTTGAACATCATCGACCTGCCAGAGATCGTGGCGAAGAGTCTAGCGGTGGGAGCGCGGCCACTCGATCCTTGGTTGGTCGATTTGGCTGCGAGCGAGTCTCCTTACCACGGCGGATACTACAGCATGGCTTCGTCTGTGATTCTTCTTGATCGAATCGGTTCTGAGAGAATCGCGCGTACCCACTCAACCTCAGGTCGTAGGTGGTTCGGTTCGCTCGCCAACGAGATAGGCGAGTGGCTGCGAGATAGCGCAGCTTCCCCTTTGGCAAGCGCGAGAGTCGTGGACGCTCAGGAATTACTTTTTTCGATCGACGCGCCCGATGAACCAGAGTTCGAGCTCTCGCCGGGACAAGCGACGGCGGCACTCGTTTTCGCGTGTGCCTTCGTGGAAATGATCGGGTCACGCCTCGACGACCTTGTCGCCGCGTTCTCGGTTCCCACCATAATCACCTCGGCGAGCGCGGCGCTCAAGCGCGGGCAATGGAACTCTTCGCACTTCGACCAGGTTGAGGAATCACCGGTCAAGGAGCGGCTGCGGGCATGGGCCGAGGGGAGACAACAATTTGTCGATGCGGAGAATCGCTCCCACGTGTTGGGCGACCGGGTCAGGTAG
- a CDS encoding ABC transporter ATP-binding protein translates to MARKPLSHPLDLIDGAHPARSVLRLLARRPGRMALAVLAFTFKEIPLWFLPVITAAIIDIVAEGGEVNAVIGWFVLAAVLLLQNYPNHILYTRSFMTVVRDTGADLRNALAARLQSLSIGYHSRVSSSIVQTKVVRDVENVELMLQQVTHPLLSATMVMIGALSMTAVAVPQFLPVYALAVPIAIGIRYGMRNRSRQRNEVFRREVEVFSARVGEMASLIPVTRAHGLEETAVTRVSTGAEGVRRAGLHLDMLNGHVASISWVAMQLLGVGCLVLAAVFSLTGILPISPGEVVLLSTYFTLLTQGLTQLLMLIPVGARGLESVRSIAEVMQEPDLEQNEGKRRVDAVTGDIRLERASHRYAGADEDALHEIDLHVPAGRTFAFVGSSGSGKSTLLNLVLGFVRPTAGRLTIDGADVQEVDLRSVRRAVSVVPQESVLFEGTIRENIAYGLPDVSDARIEQALRDANAWDFVREQPHGWDTVVGERGARLSGGQRQRLAIARALVRDPRILLLDEATSALDPESEKLVKEALGRLMRGRTTLVVAHRLSTIRQADRIVVLERGRIVEQGTHDDLLAAGGRYAHLHATQSGLPR, encoded by the coding sequence GTGGCCAGGAAACCGCTTTCCCACCCGCTGGACCTGATCGACGGCGCTCATCCCGCGCGATCCGTCCTGCGGCTCCTCGCCCGGCGCCCGGGCCGGATGGCGCTCGCCGTGCTCGCCTTCACCTTCAAGGAGATCCCGCTGTGGTTCCTGCCGGTGATCACCGCGGCGATCATCGACATCGTGGCCGAGGGCGGCGAGGTCAACGCCGTCATCGGCTGGTTCGTCCTGGCCGCGGTGCTCCTGCTGCAGAACTACCCGAACCACATCCTCTACACGCGCAGCTTCATGACGGTGGTGCGCGACACCGGGGCCGACCTGCGCAACGCGCTCGCCGCCCGACTGCAGAGCCTGTCGATCGGCTACCACTCGCGCGTGAGCTCGTCGATCGTCCAGACGAAAGTCGTCCGCGACGTCGAGAACGTCGAGCTCATGCTCCAGCAGGTCACCCACCCGCTGTTGTCGGCGACGATGGTGATGATCGGCGCTCTGTCGATGACCGCTGTCGCGGTGCCCCAGTTCCTGCCGGTCTACGCGCTCGCGGTGCCCATCGCGATCGGCATCCGCTACGGCATGCGGAATCGGTCGCGCCAGCGCAACGAGGTGTTCCGCCGTGAGGTCGAGGTGTTCTCCGCCCGCGTGGGCGAGATGGCCTCGCTCATCCCGGTGACGCGCGCGCACGGCCTCGAAGAGACCGCCGTCACGCGGGTGAGCACGGGTGCCGAGGGCGTACGGCGCGCAGGACTGCACCTCGACATGCTGAACGGCCACGTCGCCTCGATCTCGTGGGTCGCTATGCAGCTGCTCGGGGTCGGGTGCCTCGTGCTGGCGGCGGTGTTCTCGCTCACCGGCATCCTGCCGATCTCGCCGGGCGAGGTCGTGCTGCTGTCGACGTACTTCACGCTGCTGACGCAGGGCCTCACCCAGCTGCTGATGCTCATCCCGGTGGGAGCGCGCGGCCTCGAATCGGTCCGCTCCATCGCCGAGGTCATGCAGGAGCCCGACCTCGAGCAGAACGAGGGCAAGCGGCGGGTGGATGCCGTCACCGGGGACATCCGCCTCGAGCGGGCGAGTCACCGCTACGCGGGGGCCGACGAGGACGCCCTGCACGAGATCGATCTGCACGTCCCGGCGGGACGAACGTTCGCCTTCGTCGGCTCGTCGGGCTCGGGCAAGTCGACGCTGCTGAACCTCGTGCTCGGGTTCGTCCGTCCCACCGCGGGCCGCCTCACGATCGACGGCGCGGACGTGCAGGAGGTCGACCTGCGCTCGGTGCGTCGGGCGGTGTCGGTCGTGCCGCAGGAGTCGGTGCTGTTCGAGGGCACGATCCGCGAGAACATCGCGTACGGCCTGCCCGACGTGTCGGACGCCCGCATCGAGCAGGCGCTGCGAGACGCCAACGCGTGGGACTTCGTGCGCGAGCAGCCCCACGGCTGGGACACGGTCGTGGGCGAGCGCGGCGCGCGCCTGTCCGGTGGGCAGCGGCAGCGCCTCGCGATCGCGCGGGCTCTCGTGCGCGACCCGCGCATCCTGCTGCTCGACGAGGCGACGTCGGCGCTCGACCCCGAGTCCGAGAAGCTCGTCAAAGAGGCGCTCGGTCGGCTCATGCGCGGGAGGACGACCCTCGTCGTCGCCCACCGCCTCTCGACGATCCGGCAGGCCGACCGCATCGTCGTGCTCGAACGCGGACGCATCGTCGAGCAGGGGACGCACGACGACCTGCTCGCCGCGGGTGGGCGATACGCGCACCTGCACGCGACGCAGTCCGGGCTCCCACGGTGA
- a CDS encoding Gfo/Idh/MocA family protein has product MPASLRCALVGTGAVANLHARAVAAHPRAELVAVTDLEPTAAQAFAERHGAPAVHDDLEELLRAQTPDVVLICTPPAVHREQAIAALAAGAHVVVEKPPAPSLDELDDMRTAAAAAGRHLAVVFQQRTGTAAAHVRSLLSSGALGRPLLATCQTLWYRDAAYFAVPWRGRWETEGGGTTLGHGIHQLDLLAYLLGEWRTVQARLWRLDRETETEDASTATVLFTSGVVAQVTTSAVSPRETSSIRIDTQKATVTVDHLYGHGHENWRITPAPGFEDEAPAWALPEREERSDHAPLLRDVFDAILDGRPLPDTASDPERSLELVAAVYASAAADGAVVTPADLASHPTHRRGFASPVTDLRVGR; this is encoded by the coding sequence ATGCCCGCATCGCTGCGCTGCGCGCTCGTCGGCACCGGCGCGGTGGCGAACCTGCACGCCCGCGCCGTGGCCGCGCATCCGCGTGCCGAACTCGTCGCCGTCACCGATCTCGAGCCCACCGCCGCGCAGGCCTTCGCCGAGCGTCACGGCGCACCCGCCGTCCACGACGACCTCGAGGAACTGCTGCGCGCGCAGACGCCCGATGTCGTGCTCATCTGCACGCCGCCCGCCGTCCACCGCGAGCAGGCGATCGCGGCCCTCGCCGCCGGCGCTCACGTCGTCGTCGAGAAGCCCCCGGCGCCCTCGCTCGACGAGCTCGACGACATGCGCACCGCGGCTGCGGCGGCCGGGCGGCACCTCGCCGTGGTCTTCCAGCAGCGCACCGGGACCGCCGCCGCGCACGTGCGGTCGCTGCTGTCGTCGGGAGCGCTCGGCCGCCCGCTGCTCGCCACCTGCCAGACGCTCTGGTACCGGGATGCCGCGTACTTCGCGGTGCCCTGGCGCGGCCGGTGGGAGACCGAGGGCGGTGGCACGACCCTGGGTCACGGCATCCACCAGCTCGACCTGCTGGCCTACCTGCTGGGGGAGTGGCGGACGGTGCAGGCGCGCCTGTGGCGACTCGATCGCGAGACCGAGACCGAGGATGCCTCGACCGCGACGGTGCTGTTCACCTCGGGCGTCGTCGCGCAGGTCACCACGAGCGCCGTGTCGCCGCGCGAGACGAGCTCGATCCGCATCGACACGCAGAAGGCGACGGTGACCGTCGACCACCTCTACGGGCACGGCCACGAGAACTGGCGCATCACCCCGGCCCCCGGCTTCGAGGACGAGGCGCCGGCCTGGGCGCTGCCCGAGCGGGAGGAGCGCAGCGACCACGCTCCGCTGCTGCGCGACGTCTTCGACGCGATCCTCGACGGCCGTCCCCTGCCCGACACGGCGTCGGACCCCGAGCGTTCGCTCGAGCTCGTCGCGGCCGTCTACGCCTCGGCAGCCGCGGACGGCGCGGTCGTGACGCCGGCCGACCTCGCGTCCCACCCGACGCATCGCCGGGGCTTCGCGAGCCCCGTCACCGATCTGCGAGTCGGACGATGA
- a CDS encoding family 43 glycosylhydrolase — translation MTVAPAGTHPRELYRDPVYDGATDPVVVIDAAGGWWMFYTQRRATHPAPGPGVAWVHGSRIGVARSRDGRRWSYAGTLEPSAAGLRLDPHGPPREVDRTHWAPEVVFDGAGWRMYLTEIAGIPDRWPGHARAIVEYASDDLASWRRVGRVDLPTDRAIDAAVARTPDGRWRLWYKDEAADSVTMSAVSDDLRAWRHEGVAIGGRPHEGPAVFELGGRWWMIVDEWRGMGVHVSDDAVTWRRQGGPDEVVLGAGSVPGRGLGHHGAPVRAGGELWYYFFAQPAATPEDGADGAGAAELDARRCAVYRVRLRVDGDRLVCEAEAAV, via the coding sequence ATGACCGTCGCGCCGGCGGGGACCCATCCGCGCGAGCTGTACCGCGACCCGGTCTACGACGGCGCGACCGACCCGGTCGTCGTGATCGACGCCGCCGGCGGCTGGTGGATGTTCTATACGCAGCGTCGCGCGACGCATCCCGCTCCCGGTCCGGGCGTGGCGTGGGTGCACGGTTCGCGGATCGGTGTGGCGCGATCGCGCGACGGGCGACGGTGGAGCTACGCCGGCACCCTCGAGCCGAGCGCCGCCGGTCTCCGGCTCGACCCGCACGGCCCGCCGCGAGAGGTCGACCGCACCCACTGGGCGCCGGAGGTCGTCTTCGACGGAGCGGGGTGGCGCATGTACCTGACCGAGATCGCGGGAATCCCCGATCGGTGGCCCGGTCACGCCCGGGCGATCGTCGAATACGCGTCGGACGACCTCGCGTCGTGGCGCCGGGTCGGCCGGGTGGACCTGCCGACCGACCGCGCCATCGATGCGGCGGTGGCGCGCACTCCGGACGGGCGATGGCGCCTCTGGTACAAGGACGAGGCGGCCGATTCGGTGACGATGAGCGCCGTCTCGGACGACTTGCGCGCCTGGCGGCACGAGGGTGTGGCGATCGGGGGCCGTCCGCACGAGGGGCCGGCGGTGTTCGAGCTCGGCGGTCGCTGGTGGATGATCGTCGACGAGTGGCGCGGGATGGGCGTGCACGTCTCGGACGACGCGGTCACCTGGCGCCGGCAGGGCGGCCCCGACGAGGTCGTGCTCGGCGCGGGGTCCGTGCCCGGGCGAGGTCTCGGTCATCACGGCGCTCCCGTCCGCGCGGGCGGAGAGCTCTGGTACTACTTCTTCGCGCAGCCCGCGGCGACGCCGGAGGACGGCGCCGACGGCGCCGGGGCGGCCGAGCTCGACGCGCGCCGCTGCGCGGTCTATCGGGTGCGTCTGCGTGTCGACGGCGACCGCCTGGTGTGCGAGGCTGAAGCGGCGGTCTGA